Proteins from a genomic interval of Fusarium oxysporum Fo47 chromosome I, complete sequence:
- a CDS encoding high mobility group box domain-containing protein: MPKAAAGKRGKAEKTKRGKKDPNAPKRGLSAYMFFANEQRENVREENPGISFGQVGKLLGERWKALNEKQRAPYEAKAAADKKRYEDEKQAYNADQEEEESS; encoded by the exons ATGcccaaggctgctgctggtaaGCGCGGTAAGGCCGAGAAGACCAAGCGCGGCAAGAAGG ACCCCAACGCCCCCAAGCGAGGCCTCTCCGCCTACATGTTCTTCGCCAACGAGCAGCGTGAGAACGTCCGTGAGGAGAACCCTGGTATCTCTTTCGGTCAAGTCGGCAAGCTCCTCGGTGAGCGATGGAAGGCTCTTAACGAGAAGCAACGCGCTCCTTatgaggccaaggctgccgCTGACAAGAAGCGATAcgaggatgagaagcagGCCTACAAC GCCGaccaggaggaggaagagtcTTCCTAG